AGTCTGGCCTCATCTTCAGGATTTGGCCTCTAGCCAAGCCAACTAAGACTATGGTAGCACACACAGAAATAGAACTTGAAGTTCATAACTTCCAGTCCTGTGTTCTGCTCAGTAGCAACGGACCATTAATAAACTGGTTTCATTCCCAGCCTCTTTCTTATCAAGGAATGGAAAAGCTTGTGGGTCAACCTTAAAGAAGATAAACTTTCATCTTTATAAATGAGTAGCAAATTTCTGCACCTGGTATTCTCCACTTAGTAGCATCCAAACGTTTAACAAGATTACTTCACAATGGAGGAAGAATCATTAAGAGTGTGAGATCCTCCACTATTAAATTCTTGACAGAAGAACCACAAAGAAATTCTTTAAAGCCCCTTTTGGCTGCTATGACTATTTAGCTTTTCCTAACTCCATCTTCTCTTGATCTGAAGAACAGTGTGAACATGACATAAGCGAAAAGTTAACCTACAGTATGAATCAAGTGTACGGAAGCTTCATTTAGGATAAGTGGTTCAAATTTAACTTTATTGGGGgggggtaggtttatttattttttaatggaggtactagggattgaacccagggcctcatgcatgttaggcatgcactctactaccactgagctataccctcccacaaATGGTTCAAATTTTAGATTAAGAACCTGACTTGATGACTGTATTTTTGCAATCCAGTTCTAATACATCTgtcaggggtgggagtggggcaagGAAATAGTTACAGCTATGGAACTGTCATTCTTacaaccttaaaaaaaactactttatTAATAAGAGAAACAGGGCTTCAGTTCTAAAGAAACTTTGCTATTTAAGCCAAATGGTTAGGAATGATTTGACCATATGTAATTGGCAATGAGACTCATTACAACATACCCTCAAAGATAAAGTTCACTGCCCACTCACTCTCCTACTTGAGTTTACCTAGGCATAATTTTAACTGGcctttttaaacaatattaagcTATCCCAGAAACGTGAGTCTCTCTGAATTTAGATTTAGAGCAGTAGGAAACAAGATGGTTTAATCTGCAATTCAGGAAAAGAATTTCATATCAAATTTCAATCCTTTAGAAGCTGCTGCAGCTGTAATACAGGgttgagtatttattttttcaaatcaggTCTCTCCTACTGCCCAAACGGTACAGATATGAAGTAGCTCAACTAACTTCTATTCTGGTAGCCATCTGGGATCTACATAAGTAACTTTTTTTGGAATTTCAAAATAGAGGTTCCCTAGTAACAATGCCTAGTGGCAAAATATTCCCCCATTTTGTTTCGTTTGTGGGAGAAAACTTCTTTAAACTGGAAAGAATTTGTAGTCTTATAAAGATTACATTGGAATTAGTTCGTTTTTTCCTCTAGGAGGGCAGCCATTTCTCCCAAAGTTTGGTAAAAGTTATGGCTCAGATTTCAAAATGCAAACAGATGTTCCTGAAGCATCCGAAATGGGCCACTCCACTTTTATTCCCAGAACCGTGGCGACTCCGTTATTTTGTGTTCCAATTCTGCAGAGAGCAAAAACCCACTCCTCTTTGGTGTAAACTTTCAAGAGAAGTGGAACAGCACACTTTTGAAGTTTCCCTCAGTGGATGGCGACATGCGAGGTCAGGTCGTTCCCGAGAATCGGGGCTGGATAGGGGAAATCTCGAGGACAAGAGCGCTCAGAGATTTCCTCGCGCCCCGATCTGGCTGGTCCCAGGGGGATTAGTGGTTGCTACAGTAGGAAGAAGGCTGTTCCTTTCCGCAGCCGTGGCCACGGGATGGCCTTGGTGTATAAGTGGGGAGATGGTGGGTGCACCTGGCTCTCTGCCCTCGGAGCCTCCAGCGGACTGCCACGCCAGAGGGACGCGCGGCCGGAGCTGAGACCTCCACCCGCCCCCGCGGAGCCAAGCTTTGGAATCTAGCGTCGCCCCACCTCGCCGGTTGAAGCGGGCGTCCCGACACGCCGGGCCTCGCCGCCATACCCAGGCCgcatgggggtggggaaagaactTGGCGGAGCTCCGCCTCATGATTTGTGCTCCCGTGGAAAAAAGCAGAGGGGAGTCGTTTCACCCGGTCTCTCCCCAACTGGGGTCTCGGGAAACACGCGGTAATTACCCAAGAACCCCGCCCACCGTGAGAGGCGAGGCTGCGGGGCTGCCGGGACGGTTTGAGGACCAGGCCCGGCCAGGGAGACTCCAACCTTCACCCGCCCCTGGTCCCCGGTCCCACTCCCGGCCGTCCCCGGCGTCGCCACTTCAGGCAGCCCACTCGGCCCGGCCTCTCCCCGCGCCCGGACCACCCCCCATGGGGTGCTCTCACTGCGCAGCGAGTCCCTccgctgcctcctcccagcccaaaATGGCGGCGGCGGCCACCGTTCCTTCTCGTCGCCTTCCTCTAGGGCGGAGGATCCCTCCGCTCCCAAGCCCCTCCCACCTCGGCCGGATCTATTTCCTGCCCAGTAAAGATTAACGCCATCAATGAACACTTTAATTGAGATCGGAAAGGCGGTTCCGGTTGTGCTTCCGCACAGCTAATTGTTGACAAAAATGAGGATATTGGCAGGCGAGTGGACCAATCAAAGAAGATATCGGTGAGCGCGGGACGCTACTCGCGCAAGGGTAGATGGTTTTTGgagttttctgtgtgtgtgttgaagtgACAGGTTCTTGATCCGCCTTCCTCAGCTAGAAGAACTACAATCCCCAGCAGGCACCGCGCTGCCAGGCCGGGCCCCCCTTCCCCCAACTTTAGTGCCTGGGCTGCTTGACCAGAGCTGCAGCAACTGTTGCAAGAGGTAGGGCTGAGGCGGTGGGAATTGCACAGACAGGCGGTCGCACAGAAAGACACACAGATATAGTCGTGTGCATAGCCCTTGACAGCAAATAGGTCAGTTCTGCCTTCGCAAAATCTCCTTCCCAGATCATTTCCCGTCTTCCAAGGAATCCATCCTGAAGTCAGACCAGCTGCCTGTAGTGCGaagacttctctttctcctttcctctgtttcccatcctgaggaaggaggaaggcaggccaGTCCCTGTAGATAAAAAGGCCTCAGCCCCAGGATCAGCCCAGGCCCCAGTCGTGTTTCTTGAGGCATTGAATTCCGGAACccttcctggggaggaggggggggggggctgcagtCAAGATTGGGGCCTCTGGAGGCAGTGGGGAAAGGTCTTCTCCTAAGGCTTGTTGGAGCCACTGACCCACTACACTCCCAGCCTCTCCAGGTAATTATTGTACATTTGCCTCCCCAGTCAGTCTATTTTCACCCCCTTTCATTATTGAGGGAACAAAGATTAGGCCTAGCTTTCTAGCTGGCAGCCTGGGCCTCAGTGACTTTCAGGAGAAGAGTATAGGATGTAAGTTCTGGCCTGAGGAACAGAACTGGAAAGATAACCCCTTAATCCTTATTTGGCCCCTTGTTGGCTGGAGGTTTTGACACCAGGGTGGAGGCTCCCTTCAGGCCCATCCTTTGAACTGAGGATGTGCAGGTCTGGTGCTACAAAATGGCTGCCGCTGCCTTGGTAGCCAGAGTCTTCCTGAAACTTCTCCTTCAAAACTTAGGTTTCTGTTATTTAAAGCAGGTGTCACTAGTTAAAGGCATCTGCTGAAAGATTTGGAACAGAAGAAGGTGACTACTCCAAACCAGACCAACAGTAATACAGAGTCACCAGCAGCCCTGGAGGAGGCCAAGGTAAGCCCCACCCTCCCAACCACGCGAGTACCCTGAACATGGATCCTGCCAAATGGGACCCCGGCTTCTTGTCTCAGGTGTGTTGGCGGATTTGGAaaaccaatatttttaaataagtccCTACTGTGTGCTGAGCAATATGCTAAATCTGTGCTATTTTATGAAATCCTAGTAGCCCTTCAAGGTAGGAGTTACTATTTCCATTTCAAAGAAGCTAAggtttttttgttctgttctgttttgttttttaatggagatgctggggatttgttttgttttttaatggaggtacctcatgcatgctaagcaggcgctctaccactgagctatatccatcCAAAAGCTAAGGTTTTGAGAGCTGAAATACCTTTTCTAGAATCATGCAGCCAGCAAGCAGAAGACCCAGGGTCTAAACTTAGAGCCTTAAATGACAGAACCCTGCCTTGCATTTTGCCTAGGCTGAGAACCAAGTCTGAAGCAGGGAGAAGAGTTTGAGTCATTGGTTCACAATTTAGGGTGAGGGTTAGCGGGGAGAAAATCAcccaggagaagagggagagacagattATATCAGCCCCTCAGAGAACATCACCTTCAGATCTGGCTACAGGAGCCCAATCCCTCCCAGCCCATAGGCTCTCACTGTCCGTACTTCGCCCATTCTTCTCCCCTAGTCCAGACTCCCTATAGGTAACAAGGAAACTCTGCTCCTCTAACCCACCTTACCTAGCTACTTCCAGTGTTTTCTGGATTCATTTAATTTGGAATTCATGGTATGTCAGAGCCAGAAGTTTCAGAAAGGGCAAATGCTTACCTGCAATAGTGGTAATAGTGGCAGAGAGACAAACCTTTAGGAGGGAGGCAGCATGTGTGGGGCTGAAGGGTAGGGCTGGATTGGGTTGGGGGAAGGATCATGGGGGAGATTTGCTGAGGACTGGGAACAGGTAAATGATTGTGTACATACGAGCCCCTAGCAGCCTTACCTCTTCCTAAGTGGGACAGAAGCTCTCCTCAGTTGACCCAGACACTGGGGGAGACAAGGCCTGTAACTCTTGATTGATGATTTCCCTGCAGGTGAAATAACAATACAACAcaacagacaacacacacacgcCAACATACCCAATCCCAAATTATGAGACCTCCAGGGTCTCCAAAACACATAGAACACACCTCTAGCTCTTACAGGGCTGCATACATCCACCAGTACACACCCTACACTTTTGTGGATCCACACTTGGATGTTTCTGAATGGTGCTGTACATTATACAACAGTGGGTCAATGGTAGTGGTTATTATTAGAATTTCCCAAACCACAAACTTCGAGCAattcattcccctcccccacactcagcacTCCTACCCTCAGCAGGACAGAGATAAACAGATGCCCTGAACACACACTCTCTTGACAGAATCCTTTCCACCTCTTAGATAACTTCTAGAATTCTCTGGGCTGGAGATTggcccttcctctcccaggctcTTTCCTGCCCCTTATGTGGAAGAGTGATACCAACTTCTGCCTAGAATACACTCCATCTTTGCcctagaatgaaagaaaagagagtctcGTGTTccaatattttttggatcccCTCTCTTTTGGGCTTTATGTcatttaacatgtatttattgaacacttacctTGCAAAGTGACACAGTGGTTAATTGACAGGACATATTATAGGAGGAAGACAGATGGTAAATGGTAATGTACTATATGCTAAGTGGGACATTAACTGTCACACACACGACAGGGAGTCACTGGGAAGGGGAGTAGGGGGCTGCTTTAgatagggtggtcagggagggcctctctgaagaggtgacattggAACTAAGCtctaaaggatgaaaaagaatcaGCTATGCAAATAGCTGGAAGCAGGATTGGCTATATTATTTGTGGGGCTGAGTGCAAAGCTCTTTATTCAAATATTACTAAGAAGTTCAAGACAATGACAGCAGAACATTAAGCAAAGCATGGGGCCTTTCTGAACCATGGGGTTCTGTGGGACTGTACAGGTCACTTGCCAGGAAGCAGCTCTGTCTAAAAGACAAGCTTTCTAGGAAGAGGGAAGAATGAGTACCGTTTGGGCTTCTGCTCAAGCAAATACATCAGGAACCACTTTCCATCTCATTTCAAagagtatttattgaatgcctgctctgtgccaggtactgtcctAGGCATTGAAATTACAAAGTGAAATACACAGGCAAAATTCCTGCTCTCACTGTGAATTTGCTTGCGGAAGGTTGGGGGACAGACAGTATATTGTCTAACCCAAGCCTATAAGCAAACAAATGGTTGCAGAAGCTGCAAGGCTAGAGAGGGACCAAGTGAGCTGGGTGTGGGATAGTCAGCTTCAGGCTGGTGGACAGGGGAGAATTCCACCACCAGGGACAGGCTGGCTTTGATCTCTCCTCCCTTGTCCTCCCTCTTTAGACCTCTAGTGCTCCTGGGAGCCCCAAAACATCCCCTGAGCCTCATGACTCTGGAGGTTCTTTGCCCCTGACACCCCAGATGGAGAGCCACTCAGAGGAGGAAGATCCTCCTGGGGCCAGTAGTGGCCTGGCCTGGAGCGGTCGGGGCCCCCggacccagagcccagggcgCTGCTCAGTGGAGGCTGTACTGGCCCGAAAGAAGCACCGCCGGCGATCGTCAAAGCTTTCAAAGCGCAAGCGGCCCTGGCGGCCCTACCTGGAGCTGAGCTGGGCCGAGAAGCAGCAGCGGGatgagaggcagagccagagggcCTCCCGGGTCCGAGAGGAGATGTTCGCCAAAGGCCAGCCCGTGGCACCCTACAACACCACCCAGTTCCTGATGAATGACCGAGACCCCGAGGAGCCCAACCTGGATGTGCCCCAAGGGGCCTCCCACCCAGGCTCCAGTGGGGAAAGTGAGGCAGGGGATGGCGATGGGCAGGGCCGAGCACACGGGGAGTTCCAGCAGAGGGATTTCTCGGAGGCCTACGAGCGCTATCACACCGAGAGCCTGCAGGCCCGCAGCAAGCAGGAGCTGGTGCGGGACTATCTTGATCTGGAGAGGCGGCTGTCACAGGCCGAAGAGGAGACAAAGaggctgcagcagctgcaggggTGCACCAGCGGGCAGCCCTGTCGCCAGGTGGAGGAGCTGGCTGCCGAGGTCGAGAGGCTCCGGACGGAGAACCAGCGGCTTCGGCAGGAAAATGAGATGTGGAACCAAGAGGGCGGCTGCCGCAGTGGGGAGCCAGGCACCTAGAGgtgccccgcccccggcccggccaGGGTGAACCAAAGAGAAGGTTCGTACACACTCAGGCCAGCTGCGTCTCAGGGAGGCAGGTCTCAGCActcctgcaccccccaccccaccccgagaACAACTAAAATAGGTTCAGGCTTCCACCTTGTCACTTCCACAATTTGTTCTCTGATGTCATcttatttttcacaaagaaattaaatgattttggTGAGATGAAATGGGAGCGGCTAGCATTGATTTCACTAGGGCTGCTCTGAAAATCAAAGCCATTCATCCCAGTCCCCCCTTGCCTTAAGCCTGGGAGGACAACAGACCACTAGATTGGAGGCCTCTCAGGGTTTCCATGATGCCTGAAATCTGCTCTGTGTATCTGGGAGGAATCAGACTGCTCTGAAGGTTATAgaaagggggaggcagaggctgaAGGAGGCTCAGTCAGGAGCCTCCAGATTCTGCTGGAACCTGATTTAAGATGCCAGATTGCCCTGAGGAGCTGAGAGTTTCCCCTGGAAGAGGAAGTGCTGGGCTCAAGTCCAGGGGTTCCTCCAGGGTTTGTTCCCAAGCTCCCTGTAATTTCCCTGTCCTCCCACAGGTTAGAGGGCTGAGCTCAACATGGTCTGGGTACCTTGTTTCTCCTTGTCCTTGTCcagtcccccacctcccacatctCTCAGCCAGGGGTTGGGCAGGAGGTTAGTTGTCATGTTTGCCCCTGACTTCCTGGACGGGCAGAGGGAAGTTTTCTTCTGATGGTAAATAAGCccaaggtggggatgggggtgggggcagggaggacagtgaCTGGATCCTTAGCAATGGGGATGTGGGCAGGGAGGACAGCGACTGGATCCTTAGCAGAGCTGGTGGCCTGGCTTTCCCATGCCTGCCATGCATCCTGGCATCCTGCTCCTCTTAGCCTAATCACCTGTATGGTTAATTCCTCTGAGATGAGCCCCTCACCTGTCTGTCTAATAGAGAGCTGAGTCAGCCCGGATATGCAGATACCACCAACACACCAGCAGTACTGGGCTCTGAAGCAAGCTCACACACCCCCTCACACTCAGACCCACCCTTCCCCAGACACCTTGTCTCTCGTCCTTGTGGCTGCAGAGTGTCAGGCtgtggtggtggaggggaagtTAGTCAACTCACCAATGAGCCTGTGTTGGCTCTGCCACCGTGCATGGGGCGGGGCGGAGGCCTGGCAGCCCAGCTTAACCTCCATTCCAGGAAAGATCATCTTGACAGGCCACACTGGGCAAGAGAAGGGCTCAGGCCTGGGAGCTGCTAGGATGGAAATGTTGACAAACCTTGTGTGCTGCCAGGGCAACTTTCATTTCTGCCCTGCCACACCCAGGCCTCGCCAGCGTCTTCTACAACGAAGCAAGGCGAGAACAGATTTTCAGAAGGAATGGGTTTTAAGAGAGCAAAATCTCCCATCTTTGGGGTCTGCCCTTCAGAACCCTGGCCGAGGGTTTTAGCCCCCTTCCCTTTGATTCCTGACAGCTCTGTCAAGAAGGGCCAGAGGAATGATTGTCCCCACTTTGCAGAGGAAAAACCCAACACTCATAGAGGAAGCAGCTTTCCAGATTCCAGGAAAGCTGGCCCGAGGCCTGCCTTCCCCTGTGGGGTGCTAGCCAAGGACCCAGAGGCCCCTGGGCAGGGTGCAGGCAGCCTCCGAGCTTCTGCATTCCTCAGCATGGagcccagagggagagggaagggccagGGCCAGGACAAGGTTGTTTACCCGAaggcgtgtgtttgtgtgtgtgtgtgtgtgtgtgtgtgtgtgtaaaagtaaCTTGGAGGGGAGATGAGATTCCAGAAGGCTGCTGGAGtgtgaggggaggggtgtgggtgcAGTGTGGAAGGATAGAGTGTCGGGGGGGGTGTGTGTCCAGGAGGTGGCTTAGGCCAGGGTGTCCCTGAGCAGGCAGGAGCTGCACCGGGAGGGGGTAGAGGGGACAGGTGAGGAGTTCATCTCTTCTTGGTCCAGAAGCTTCTGAGCCTGGAGACAGGAAAGCTGCCAgctggccctccccacccccaacacacacacgcacacagtgGCTGAAGGACTCTTGGTCAAGGCCACACTGAAGTGGGTCAATTTTCCCAAGGCTGGTGGGGCCCACAATGGGGcaagaagaaaacaggggaagGATGTGAGCTGGGAGAGTGTCCGGAGGGGCTGAGAGGGATCAGTGAAGAAGAGTCAGTGTCACCCCCTTCCTCTCATCTGGGTCCCGGATCTCAGTGCCCGGAACCCCAGGGTAGAGCTGGAGTGTCTCGAGGCTCAGCACGGGGGACAGCCAGCTCAGCTTCAATGGCCAGGCCCGGTTAATCGTGCCTCCTTGCTTTTCCCTGGCTGCCTGGTCCAGGGCCGGGCTTCTCCAGACCCCACCTCAGTGAAGAAGCTCCAGTTTACAGacaccacccacctccacccctacccTGCACCCTGTCAGCTGGAAAGCCTGGCTTGGTCAcactcccctttcctcccccactccccaggcctttccagagcaggtgctcagtgccTACTTCCCTCATGCCCATTTGCTTTCCAAGCCCTTCTCAGTCACCTGGGCCAGGGgagacaggcccagagaggcagatAGTTCACAGGACTGATTGTAAAATCTTCCACCTCTCCCAGGTGGAAACTCCTGTGTCCAGTGGACAGTCTCTGTCTGCAGTGGGGTCAGGGACTGAGAGGTGGTGGAGTGGATAGAGCAGCTGAGGGGcctgaggggctggaggagcctgccaggaagtggggaagggggtcTGAGGTGAAAGTGATTTAGTATGAGTGATGAGGGGGCCAGGTCCCATCGCCCCCGTTGGGCACAGGCAAAGATGGCACTGGCCCTTTAAGTGGGGGTGCCAGTCAATGCCCTCCCCCAGCCAACCCAATTCGTGGGCACACTGAGCATGTGCAGAAGCTgtgcaaggggaggggagggaagtggggggatAGATTCCGGAGGGAGCTCCTCACCCCCCTACTTCCTGTAGCTGCCCCCACTCTCCTTCCTGGGTCTGACAAAGGAGCCTGTGGTGCTCAGCCaatcccttcccccatcccagaCCCCCAGTGGGTGCTGCTCTCTGGGGGCACTGGAGCCTGCAAGGGGTGATGGGCAGCCTCTCTTGGCTCTGGGAAGTCTCAGGGAGCCCCCCCTCTGCTGCCCAGAGGTGACTCCCACATTCAGCCCAGTGCCATCCTCACTTCTCCGGTGTGGGTGGTGGGTAATCTTCCTGCTGCTTAACATGTTCGATTTCATTCCATTGGTGCCaaggtttttaaaggaattatctACCTTGATGACGCTctgctctgaaaattaaaaacagctaAGAAGATGAggttctgcccccacccccaggagcttCCAGTCTAAAGTCTGAGGGGAAGCAAACAGCTTAGAAGCTGAAAGCTCCTGTCCCACTCCCTCTCCTcgttctccctccttcctctaaAGTGCAGTGGCTCCCAAGTTCACAGGAACAAACTCTGCTTCCTCAACCAGCTGCATCCTCCAGGccaccctcccctgcagccttGGAAACCCCCCTCCCTCAaacctttcccccaccccaaacttACCAGTTTCTACAAGTCCTACTCCCTCCCTCACACCTGGGGGAGGGGTCCTCCTTCACCTTTCCTTCCTCAACACttgctccctcttctccttcctttaatCTCTTATCTATTATAGGTatccttgtttttaattgaggtgaaagtcacataacataaagttgaccattttacagtgaacagttcagtggcatttagtacctTCATAACGTGTGCAACTGCCATCTCCACCTACTTCCAAACTTTATaaacccaaaaggaaaccccatacccattatgTGGCTACTCCCCAGTCCCGCCTTTCTCCAACCCAGGCAACTACTAACCTGCCTAATGCCTCTatggatttatttattctggatattCTGGTGGTAGAGccaagagggaaaagggaaaactggTCTCCTGGGCCTGCATGTGAAAAGCAGACTGAAGACCT
The sequence above is a segment of the Camelus ferus isolate YT-003-E chromosome 16, BCGSAC_Cfer_1.0, whole genome shotgun sequence genome. Coding sequences within it:
- the HEXIM2 gene encoding protein HEXIM2 isoform X2; this encodes MESHSEEEDPPGASSGLAWSGRGPRTQSPGRCSVEAVLARKKHRRRSSKLSKRKRPWRPYLELSWAEKQQRDERQSQRASRVREEMFAKGQPVAPYNTTQFLMNDRDPEEPNLDVPQGASHPGSSGESEAGDGDGQGRAHGEFQQRDFSEAYERYHTESLQARSKQELVRDYLDLERRLSQAEEETKRLQQLQGCTSGQPCRQVEELAAEVERLRTENQRLRQENEMWNQEGGCRSGEPGT
- the HEXIM2 gene encoding protein HEXIM2 isoform X1, whose product is MDPAKWDPGFLSQTSSAPGSPKTSPEPHDSGGSLPLTPQMESHSEEEDPPGASSGLAWSGRGPRTQSPGRCSVEAVLARKKHRRRSSKLSKRKRPWRPYLELSWAEKQQRDERQSQRASRVREEMFAKGQPVAPYNTTQFLMNDRDPEEPNLDVPQGASHPGSSGESEAGDGDGQGRAHGEFQQRDFSEAYERYHTESLQARSKQELVRDYLDLERRLSQAEEETKRLQQLQGCTSGQPCRQVEELAAEVERLRTENQRLRQENEMWNQEGGCRSGEPGT